One Clarias gariepinus isolate MV-2021 ecotype Netherlands chromosome 18, CGAR_prim_01v2, whole genome shotgun sequence genomic window carries:
- the LOC128506598 gene encoding interferon-induced protein 44-like — MGGKVSRSQAKSKNVPKSTPPKVENEKGRKLSHGPPEFDKEWRKMNWDKKHEIEQKLRDFKISNPNAPYVRILVVGEIGVGKSSFINSVNNAFQGRITCEALTATGSGKSFTTTYKTHYIEREDGSLFPFVFNDVMGLESEEGVQSQDIATAVQGFIQEGYKFNPVAALSPNDHGYRSDPALEEQTFCLVNILAADKVALMDENVIEKLKYIREEAKKLDMPQLIVMTRPDLACPLVNEDLRKIYTSKKIKEKMQMCSNLLGIPMNFIFPVKNYHEEIDTDDDMDLLILKALDQIVYIADDTMKKKCRKVGKKRE, encoded by the exons atgggaggaaaGGTGTCCAGATCACAAGCCAAATCAAAAAATGTGCCTAAATCCACACCTCCAAAggtagaaaatgaaaaaggtaGAAAACTTTCACATGGCCCACCAG AATTTGATAAGGAATGGAGGAAAATGAATTGGGA taaaAAGCATGAAATTGAACAGAAACTAAGGGACTTTAAGATCAGCAATCCAAACGCCCCATATGTCAGGATTCTGGTTGTTGGTGAAATTGGAGTAGGAAAGTCCAGTTTCATAAACTCAGTCAATAATGCTTTCCAAGGACGAATCACATGTGAGGCTCTGACTGCTACAGGATCTGGAAAGAGTTTCACAACAACT TACAAAACCCATTACATTGAACGAGAGGATGGATCCCTTTTCCCTTTTGTCTTCAATGATGTCATGGGACTTGAAAGTGAAGAGGGAGTTCAATCCCAGGACATTGCCACAGCTGTGCAGGGGTTTATTCAGGAAGGATACAAA TTTAATCCTGTGGCAGCACTATCCCCAAATGATCATGGGTACAGAAGCGACCCAGCACTTGAAGAACAAACCTTCTGCCTGGTCAACATTTTAGCAGCAGACAAAGTAGCACTGATGGACGAAAACGTCATTGAAAAGTTAAAATACATTCGTGAGGAGGCTAAAAAACTGG aCATGCCACAATTAATCGTCATGACAAGACCAGATTTAGCATGTCCACTGGTAAATGAAGACTTAAGAAAGATCTACACAAGCAAGAAGATCAAGGAAAAG ATGCAAATGTGCAGTAATCTGCTGGGGATTCCCATGAATTTCATCTTCCCTGTGAAGAACTACCATGAGGAGATAGACACCGATGATGACATGGATCTTCTCATTCTTAAGGCCCTTGATCAGATTGTGTACATCGCCGATGACACGATGAAGAAAAAATGCCGTAAGGTTGGGAAAAAAAGGGAGTAA